A genome region from Chlorobaculum tepidum TLS includes the following:
- a CDS encoding PLP-dependent aminotransferase family protein yields MPRFSKSVSALRSSAIRELMSLASRPDILSFAGGMPGNELFPIDEVEELFRNLDTKTKQAAFQYGPTPGLPSLLESLGGFLERKGLPVKKNRLMITTGSQQALSIFARAFVDPGDRVLTEYPCFIGAIAAFRACGAEIVSLPVDEAGIDIAMLRQEVENPDPAKFLYITPYFHNPAGMLYSTNRKRKLIKALQGRDIPLLEDDAYGDLWFSDEHREALQPIKAIDPEDIDVCYMGSFSKILGPGLRLGWMLAPEAIYEKCELIKQSADACSSSFTQVIADAFIRSGRIDTYVASVREEYKRRAASMVKALRSNLPAYVRWNEPKGGFYIWLTLPEGADATEILKRAIEGGAVFVTGSTFDPQGTRNNTMRLSYCNNTPEEIERGIPIITRAIREVCG; encoded by the coding sequence ATGCCACGATTTTCGAAATCCGTTTCTGCATTGCGCTCCTCAGCGATCAGGGAGCTAATGAGCCTCGCTTCTCGCCCTGATATTCTCTCGTTTGCGGGAGGAATGCCGGGTAACGAGCTGTTTCCGATCGATGAGGTCGAGGAGCTGTTCCGGAACCTCGACACCAAAACCAAACAGGCCGCGTTCCAGTACGGCCCGACACCCGGCCTGCCCTCACTGCTCGAATCGCTTGGCGGTTTTCTGGAACGCAAAGGCCTGCCAGTCAAGAAGAACCGCCTCATGATCACCACCGGATCACAGCAGGCTCTGAGTATTTTTGCCCGCGCTTTCGTCGATCCGGGCGACCGGGTGCTGACCGAGTACCCCTGCTTCATCGGAGCCATCGCGGCGTTCCGCGCCTGCGGAGCCGAGATCGTCTCGCTGCCGGTCGATGAAGCGGGCATCGACATCGCCATGCTCCGTCAGGAGGTGGAGAATCCCGACCCGGCGAAGTTTCTCTACATCACACCGTACTTCCACAACCCGGCGGGAATGCTCTACAGCACCAACCGCAAGAGGAAGCTGATCAAAGCGTTACAGGGGCGCGACATTCCGCTGCTCGAAGACGACGCTTACGGCGACCTCTGGTTCAGCGACGAACACCGCGAAGCCCTGCAACCCATCAAGGCGATCGATCCGGAGGACATCGACGTCTGCTACATGGGCTCCTTCTCCAAGATTCTCGGCCCGGGCCTGCGCCTTGGCTGGATGCTGGCGCCAGAGGCAATCTACGAAAAGTGCGAGCTGATCAAGCAGTCCGCCGACGCCTGTTCGTCAAGCTTCACCCAGGTCATCGCCGACGCATTCATCCGCTCGGGCAGGATCGATACATACGTCGCTTCGGTGCGCGAAGAGTACAAGCGCCGCGCCGCCTCCATGGTCAAAGCCCTGCGAAGCAACCTGCCCGCCTACGTCCGCTGGAACGAACCGAAAGGCGGGTTCTACATCTGGCTGACCCTGCCGGAGGGAGCCGACGCCACTGAAATACTCAAGCGCGCCATCGAAGGCGGCGCGGTCTTCGTCACCGGCAGCACCTTCGACCCGCAAGGAACACGCAACAACACCATGCGCCTCTCCTACTGCAACAACACCCCGGAAGAGATCGAACGCGGCATTCCCATCATCACCCGCGCCATCCGCGAGGTGTGCGGGTAA
- a CDS encoding indolepyruvate oxidoreductase subunit beta produces the protein MQKNIILAGVGGQGILSIAAVIDWAALHEGLNIRQAEVHGMSQRGGAVQSHLRISDQELFADLIGLGTGDLILSVEPLEALRYLPYLAPDGRIVTSLDPFVNMTGYPPMEEIEAELGKTGRPVLVHAADLAKDAGSARASNMVMLGAGAPFAGIAPSKLEASIEALFSTKGQEVVDINIRAFRKGLQLSNTELHHP, from the coding sequence ATGCAGAAAAACATCATTCTCGCCGGTGTCGGCGGTCAGGGAATTCTCAGCATCGCCGCGGTCATCGACTGGGCGGCACTCCATGAGGGACTCAATATCCGCCAGGCGGAGGTACACGGCATGAGCCAGCGTGGCGGTGCCGTGCAGTCACATCTGCGAATTTCGGATCAGGAGCTCTTCGCCGACCTCATCGGGCTCGGCACGGGCGATCTCATCCTCTCAGTCGAACCGCTCGAAGCCCTTCGATACCTTCCATACCTCGCACCTGACGGACGCATCGTCACCTCGCTCGATCCGTTCGTGAACATGACCGGCTACCCGCCGATGGAGGAGATCGAAGCAGAACTGGGCAAAACCGGTCGTCCGGTACTGGTTCATGCCGCCGATCTGGCCAAAGATGCCGGAAGCGCAAGGGCGTCGAACATGGTCATGCTGGGTGCGGGAGCACCATTCGCCGGTATTGCGCCGTCGAAACTCGAAGCGAGCATCGAGGCGCTTTTCAGCACCAAGGGGCAGGAGGTCGTCGACATCAATATCAGGGCGTTCCGCAAGGGACTGCAGCTTTCCAACACCGAACTTCACCATCCATGA
- a CDS encoding DUF4412 domain-containing protein, whose translation MKTITRRLFAAVLVPGLLLLSACGKKDSSAPDSAGVEHAAPAIAGPFTGVLTMKTTIPKAGTSDMKLYIGPKGMRAESKTNIGAHGGEVSMTILSLKDSPDKIYMINGATGACMELDVSKVKKQPGGDPYKNAKIENLGRERVNGYDCNHVRISWPDKQNTVDLWVSKDILDYFAYAKMQGSDDQTDTQLAEKLRAAGLDGFPVKTLLSPEGVVTELVKAERTTPDDKLFEVPANCTKMEIPAIPASPQGMSKEDVKKMQDWARKMQQQMPKQ comes from the coding sequence ATGAAAACCATCACCCGTCGATTGTTTGCTGCCGTGCTTGTGCCGGGTCTGTTGTTGCTCTCGGCATGCGGCAAGAAAGATTCCAGTGCTCCCGATTCTGCCGGTGTCGAGCATGCGGCTCCCGCCATAGCCGGTCCCTTTACCGGTGTACTTACCATGAAGACTACCATACCCAAGGCCGGAACGAGCGATATGAAGCTTTACATCGGCCCGAAAGGGATGCGTGCCGAAAGCAAGACCAACATCGGTGCTCACGGCGGAGAGGTGTCCATGACCATCCTTTCGCTGAAGGACAGCCCCGACAAGATTTACATGATCAATGGCGCGACCGGCGCCTGCATGGAACTTGATGTGTCGAAGGTGAAAAAGCAGCCGGGCGGCGACCCGTACAAGAATGCCAAGATCGAAAATCTGGGCAGGGAGCGCGTCAATGGTTACGACTGCAACCATGTCAGGATTTCGTGGCCTGACAAACAGAACACCGTCGATCTCTGGGTGAGCAAGGATATTCTCGACTATTTCGCTTATGCCAAGATGCAGGGTTCGGATGACCAGACCGATACCCAGCTTGCCGAAAAGCTGAGGGCTGCCGGCCTCGACGGCTTCCCTGTCAAGACGCTGCTTTCTCCGGAAGGCGTGGTCACCGAGCTGGTCAAAGCTGAGCGCACCACTCCGGACGACAAGCTCTTCGAGGTGCCAGCCAACTGCACGAAGATGGAGATTCCCGCCATTCCGGCCTCCCCGCAGGGCATGAGCAAGGAGGACGTGAAAAAGATGCAGGACTGGGCGCGCAAGATGCAGCAGCAGATGCCGAAGCAGTAA
- a CDS encoding phenylacetate--CoA ligase, which produces MIWNEHHECMGRDQLASLQGERLRQMVERIYYNVPFYRNKLQEMGIEPGDIRSIDDLKKLPFTTKQDLRDNYPFGLFAVPQQDIVRFHASSGTTGKSTVVGYTHNDIMMWSEVVARSLTMAGVTKHDIIQVAYGYGLFTGGLGLHYGAEKIGASVIPISGGNTKKQLQLLEDFGSTAIACTPSYAAYLGEAIMEEKLDRSKIKLKAGIFGAEPWTEEMRSQIQQLLGIKAYDIYGLSEVIGPGVSMECSIQHGMHVFEDHFIPEIINPETGEVLPYGELGELVFTAVTKEALPLLRYRTRDLTRLHVERCDCGRTLVRMEKCVGRSDDMLIIRGVNVFPSQVESVLLEMSETKPHYLLVVDRQNNLDTLEIQVEVEDQFFSDEVKELEGLRKRISGNLTSILGLHANVRLVEPGTIERSQGKAQRVVDKRKLNEHKETP; this is translated from the coding sequence ATGATCTGGAACGAGCATCACGAATGCATGGGGCGCGACCAGCTGGCATCGCTGCAGGGCGAACGCCTTCGCCAAATGGTCGAACGGATCTACTACAACGTGCCATTCTACCGCAACAAGCTGCAGGAGATGGGCATCGAGCCGGGAGACATCCGCTCGATCGACGACCTGAAAAAGCTGCCCTTCACCACCAAGCAGGACCTGCGCGACAACTACCCGTTCGGGCTGTTTGCTGTGCCTCAGCAGGATATCGTGCGATTCCATGCCTCAAGCGGCACCACCGGCAAGTCGACCGTGGTCGGGTACACCCATAACGATATCATGATGTGGTCCGAGGTGGTCGCCCGTTCGCTCACGATGGCCGGGGTCACGAAACACGACATCATCCAGGTCGCCTACGGCTACGGACTCTTCACCGGCGGTCTTGGCCTGCACTACGGCGCCGAGAAAATCGGCGCGTCGGTCATCCCGATCTCCGGCGGCAACACCAAAAAGCAGCTCCAGCTGCTGGAGGATTTCGGTTCGACCGCCATCGCCTGCACCCCCTCCTACGCGGCATACCTCGGCGAGGCCATCATGGAGGAGAAGCTCGACCGCTCGAAGATCAAGCTGAAAGCGGGTATCTTCGGCGCGGAGCCGTGGACGGAGGAGATGCGCTCGCAGATCCAGCAGCTCCTCGGAATCAAGGCGTACGACATCTACGGCCTCTCCGAAGTGATCGGACCGGGCGTCTCGATGGAGTGCAGCATCCAGCACGGGATGCACGTCTTCGAGGATCACTTCATTCCAGAAATCATCAATCCTGAAACCGGCGAGGTGCTGCCGTACGGCGAGCTGGGCGAACTGGTCTTCACCGCGGTCACCAAGGAGGCCTTGCCGCTCCTGCGCTACCGCACGCGCGACCTCACCCGCCTGCACGTCGAGCGCTGCGACTGCGGTCGCACGCTGGTGCGCATGGAGAAGTGCGTCGGGCGTTCGGACGACATGCTCATCATTCGCGGCGTGAACGTCTTCCCGTCGCAGGTCGAATCGGTGCTGCTCGAAATGAGCGAAACCAAACCGCACTACCTGCTCGTGGTCGATCGCCAGAACAACCTCGACACCCTCGAAATCCAGGTCGAAGTCGAAGACCAGTTCTTCTCCGACGAAGTCAAAGAGCTCGAAGGTCTCCGCAAACGCATCAGCGGCAACCTGACCAGCATCCTCGGCCTGCATGCAAATGTCAGGCTGGTCGAACCTGGCACCATCGAACGCAGCCAGGGCAAGGCACAGCGCGTCGTGGACAAACGCAAACTCAACGAACACAAGGAGACGCCATGA
- a CDS encoding ACT domain-containing protein, with protein MIIKQLSVFLENRAGRLTELTGILADNDINISAFSIADTTDFGILRVITGKPELAEKVLKEQGFAVKITDVIGMIMPNKPGALHHALQILTDNGISIEYMYAFTNGEGRATAVIRTDTPQKAIEVLQLHKMELLKTGDVYQL; from the coding sequence ATGATCATCAAACAACTCTCGGTGTTTCTCGAAAACCGCGCCGGAAGACTGACCGAGCTGACCGGCATCCTGGCCGACAACGACATCAACATCTCGGCATTCAGCATCGCCGACACAACCGATTTCGGCATCCTGCGTGTCATCACCGGCAAGCCGGAGCTGGCTGAAAAGGTGCTGAAAGAGCAGGGATTTGCCGTCAAGATCACTGACGTCATCGGCATGATCATGCCCAACAAACCGGGAGCGCTGCACCATGCGCTGCAAATCCTGACCGATAACGGCATATCGATCGAGTACATGTACGCCTTTACCAATGGCGAAGGGCGGGCGACCGCCGTCATCCGAACCGATACGCCACAGAAGGCCATCGAGGTGCTGCAACTGCACAAGATGGAGCTGCTCAAGACGGGCGATGTGTACCAGCTCTGA